A window of the Desulfopila inferna genome harbors these coding sequences:
- a CDS encoding acetyl-CoA decarbonylase/synthase complex subunit delta: MGFEIKKESLTGGIKEISIGKGDKAITVGGETCYPFYTFEGDMPNKPIIAMEVWDMTPTDWPEPAVEPFKDVISDPAAWAKKCVEEYGAQAICLQLKSTDPNDQNASPASAAETVKKVLEAISVPLIVWGCTNPAKDEEVLKVVAEVCQGENLLLGPVEEKNYKGIGAAAMGYGQSLISSSPIDVNLAKQVNILLENLGMPMDRIIVDPTTGGLGYGLEYTYSVMERLYLAAMGQGDDKLQYPMINNVGNEVWKCKEAKLKVDEAPGLGDPERRGILMEAVAAVTYLMSGSNILIMRHPESIRLTKEFIDVMMTGGNAMDSKAINKRMADVEIDFAALAPELDLTIEEEEKAAAPAKKAAPVKKETPAAAKAETPKAEAKPAAPAKPEATAKPAADPEAEANAKADAEAKAKVEAEAKAKADAEAKVAAEAKAKEDAEAKALADKKAAEDAKKKAESDAAAKRKEEEAALLAERKKAKAAQSSGQKEKSLEETVTPAAIQYTQQEKIIQMLNRFHKR; this comes from the coding sequence GTGGGATTTGAAATCAAGAAGGAATCCTTAACCGGAGGCATAAAGGAAATTTCCATCGGTAAGGGGGATAAAGCTATTACCGTGGGCGGAGAAACCTGTTATCCTTTTTATACATTCGAAGGGGATATGCCTAACAAACCTATAATAGCCATGGAAGTCTGGGATATGACGCCCACCGATTGGCCTGAGCCCGCTGTTGAGCCTTTTAAGGATGTTATTTCCGATCCTGCGGCCTGGGCCAAAAAATGTGTTGAAGAATATGGCGCGCAGGCCATTTGCCTACAGCTGAAATCGACCGACCCCAATGACCAGAATGCAAGTCCTGCTTCTGCCGCGGAGACTGTGAAAAAGGTGCTTGAGGCCATAAGTGTCCCGCTCATCGTCTGGGGATGCACCAATCCTGCTAAAGATGAAGAAGTACTTAAGGTTGTCGCAGAAGTATGCCAGGGAGAGAACTTGCTCCTCGGGCCTGTTGAAGAGAAAAATTACAAAGGAATCGGTGCAGCCGCCATGGGATATGGACAGAGCCTGATTTCTTCATCTCCCATTGATGTCAACCTGGCTAAGCAGGTGAATATCCTGCTGGAAAACCTGGGAATGCCGATGGATCGTATCATTGTCGATCCGACTACGGGTGGTTTGGGTTATGGCCTGGAATATACCTATTCGGTTATGGAAAGGCTCTATCTGGCCGCTATGGGGCAGGGTGATGACAAACTGCAGTATCCGATGATCAACAACGTCGGCAATGAGGTATGGAAGTGCAAAGAAGCAAAATTGAAGGTCGATGAAGCGCCTGGTCTGGGTGATCCGGAGCGACGCGGAATTCTGATGGAGGCTGTTGCCGCCGTCACTTATCTGATGAGCGGAAGCAATATCCTGATAATGCGCCATCCCGAATCAATCAGACTTACTAAAGAATTTATCGACGTTATGATGACAGGCGGCAACGCCATGGACTCCAAAGCTATAAATAAACGAATGGCCGATGTCGAGATCGATTTTGCCGCTCTTGCCCCCGAACTCGATTTAACCATTGAAGAAGAGGAAAAAGCAGCAGCACCGGCGAAGAAGGCTGCTCCGGTGAAAAAAGAAACTCCGGCAGCGGCCAAAGCCGAAACGCCGAAAGCAGAAGCAAAACCGGCAGCGCCAGCCAAACCTGAAGCAACCGCAAAACCGGCCGCAGATCCGGAAGCGGAAGCCAATGCCAAGGCAGACGCTGAGGCCAAAGCCAAGGTTGAAGCAGAAGCTAAGGCCAAAGCCGATGCCGAGGCAAAAGTAGCAGCTGAGGCGAAAGCCAAGGAAGATGCTGAGGCAAAAGCCCTGGCTGACAAAAAAGCCGCAGAAGACGCCAAAAAGAAAGCCGAGTCAGATGCGGCTGCCAAGCGAAAGGAAGAAGAGGCTGCTTTGCTGGCTGAAAGAAAGAAAGCTAAAGCTGCACAATCATCGGGGCAGAAGGAAAAGTCCCTTGAAGAAACCGTTACTCCCGCTGCTATCCAGTATACCCAGCAGGAAAAGATAATCCAGATGCTGAACAGATTTCATAAACGGTAG
- a CDS encoding dihydropteroate synthase, protein MILFGESLNVISKVIGRAYKERDPKPIQEEVQDQLDKRMDYIDINLGPAKKDGHELMPWVCQVVQEVAGDVPLLLDTSNIAAIEEGLKVLKPARKPHIINSIMARPERYEVMLPMAAKYDADFVALMWGPDGLPRDENERAALCVELVYAANEAGIPNEKIWVDGIVTPVNIQQQQCVSLLNFQMMLEDIAPGAMSTCGLSNISNGPPVELRPILNTTYMVMLDRYGMKSVISDPLDTNLTAVAKGERPEIVEVIHQAMDGTAPDLSTLDKELADYVKTVRVITGESLFSDSYLDLM, encoded by the coding sequence ATGATTTTATTTGGAGAAAGCTTGAATGTCATTTCCAAGGTTATAGGGAGGGCATACAAGGAGCGCGACCCCAAACCAATTCAGGAAGAAGTTCAGGATCAGCTTGACAAGCGGATGGACTACATCGATATCAATCTGGGACCAGCCAAGAAAGACGGTCACGAATTGATGCCCTGGGTTTGTCAGGTAGTTCAGGAAGTTGCAGGCGATGTGCCGCTTCTTCTGGATACATCAAATATCGCAGCAATTGAAGAAGGCCTGAAGGTACTCAAGCCGGCAAGAAAGCCGCATATCATCAATTCAATTATGGCACGCCCGGAGCGGTATGAAGTTATGTTGCCCATGGCTGCCAAATATGATGCTGATTTTGTCGCCTTAATGTGGGGACCGGACGGACTGCCCAGAGATGAAAATGAACGTGCGGCACTGTGTGTTGAGCTGGTTTATGCAGCCAATGAAGCTGGTATCCCGAATGAAAAAATCTGGGTGGATGGCATTGTCACACCTGTTAATATTCAGCAGCAGCAATGTGTCAGCCTGCTGAACTTTCAGATGATGCTCGAAGATATCGCACCCGGAGCCATGAGCACTTGTGGGCTTTCCAATATTTCCAATGGACCTCCCGTCGAGTTGCGTCCCATACTCAACACTACCTATATGGTAATGCTTGATAGATACGGCATGAAGTCGGTGATCTCCGATCCCCTGGATACTAATCTTACCGCGGTTGCCAAGGGTGAGCGTCCGGAAATTGTCGAAGTCATTCATCAGGCAATGGACGGCACCGCACCTGATTTGAGTACGCTCGATAAAGAACTTGCGGACTATGTAAAAACAGTTCGGGTTATCACCGGTGAGTCACTGTTCTCGGATTCTTATCTGGATCTTATGTAA
- the cooS gene encoding anaerobic carbon-monoxide dehydrogenase catalytic subunit: MSEEKKVPAAKTPKLADPMEASIDVATQEMIRRAQRLEIETVFDRAVTMKPCAIGLQGICCKNCAMGPCRLPLPKNGIEGEDTRKGLCGATANTIAARNFVRMIAAGAAAHSDHGRGVAETFYAAVTGNAPDYGIKDPAKLVQIAPYFDVATTVEVDGVVKDREIKEIALAVAEKAVAEWGKPEGTLRYLKRAPQPLQDKWEKEGVRPRNVDREIVDIMHRTHMGVDQDYKNLMKQGTRCSLADGWGGSMIGTDLQDVMFGSPSPLQSEANLGIMKEDHVNIIVHGHEPLLSEMIVAAAQSQEMIDYAKEQGAKGIQLGGICCTANELLQRHGVPPAGTFLQQELAIITGACDAMVVDVQCVFQNLANVAKCFHTKLITTHPIAKMEQENVIHIEFDEHYAMQDAKRIVKMAIDNFNNRGADVMIPQHKTTQIAGFGVESIQYHLGGSFRGDYFTLNDNIINGRIRGIAGVVGCNNARTKHNEEHITLIKELIKNDVIVLTTGCSAIAAGMHGLLTPGAAAVHCGPGLAEVCETVGIPPVLHLGSCVDNSRILLAATEVVNAGGLGKDICDLPAAGSAPEWMSEKAISIGQYFVASGVYTVFGYHMPVEGAPEFKNHLYNDMEKIYGGKWDCEPDPIKHAHKMIAHIDKKRAELGIDKARERVLMDMADRQALGME, translated from the coding sequence ATGTCAGAAGAAAAAAAAGTACCCGCTGCAAAGACACCCAAACTTGCAGATCCAATGGAAGCATCCATTGATGTAGCAACACAGGAAATGATCAGACGTGCACAAAGGCTGGAGATCGAAACGGTTTTTGATAGAGCGGTTACCATGAAGCCATGTGCGATTGGCCTGCAGGGTATTTGTTGTAAAAACTGTGCCATGGGACCATGTCGTCTCCCTCTGCCGAAAAATGGTATAGAAGGGGAAGACACCAGAAAAGGACTTTGCGGTGCTACGGCAAATACCATTGCAGCACGGAACTTCGTACGTATGATTGCCGCAGGGGCGGCAGCGCATTCAGACCATGGCCGCGGGGTTGCCGAAACATTTTATGCGGCGGTCACCGGGAATGCACCCGACTATGGTATCAAAGATCCGGCAAAACTGGTGCAGATAGCGCCATACTTTGATGTTGCCACCACAGTTGAAGTTGATGGCGTTGTCAAAGACAGAGAGATTAAGGAAATCGCCCTCGCGGTTGCCGAGAAGGCAGTTGCCGAATGGGGCAAGCCGGAAGGAACCTTGAGGTATCTCAAAAGGGCACCGCAGCCTCTCCAGGACAAGTGGGAAAAAGAAGGGGTTAGGCCTCGCAACGTTGACCGGGAAATCGTTGACATCATGCATCGTACCCATATGGGAGTTGACCAGGACTACAAAAACCTTATGAAGCAGGGCACTCGCTGCTCGCTCGCTGATGGCTGGGGTGGTTCCATGATCGGTACCGATCTTCAGGACGTCATGTTCGGATCTCCTTCGCCGCTGCAGTCAGAGGCCAATCTCGGTATCATGAAAGAAGACCATGTCAATATCATCGTTCATGGCCATGAACCTCTGCTCTCCGAGATGATAGTCGCCGCCGCTCAGTCACAGGAAATGATTGATTATGCCAAGGAGCAGGGAGCCAAAGGAATCCAGCTCGGCGGCATCTGCTGTACGGCAAATGAGCTTTTACAGCGTCACGGTGTACCACCTGCGGGAACATTTCTCCAGCAGGAACTCGCTATCATAACAGGAGCCTGTGATGCCATGGTCGTCGATGTCCAGTGCGTCTTCCAGAATCTCGCCAATGTTGCCAAATGTTTTCATACCAAACTTATCACCACCCATCCTATTGCCAAGATGGAGCAGGAAAACGTCATTCATATCGAATTTGACGAGCATTATGCCATGCAGGATGCCAAGCGTATCGTCAAGATGGCAATCGACAACTTTAACAACCGTGGAGCAGATGTCATGATTCCTCAGCACAAAACCACGCAGATTGCCGGTTTTGGTGTTGAGTCAATCCAGTATCATCTTGGCGGCTCATTCCGTGGTGATTATTTCACCTTGAACGACAACATCATTAACGGCCGCATCCGCGGTATTGCCGGTGTAGTCGGCTGTAACAACGCCAGAACCAAACATAATGAAGAGCACATTACTCTGATAAAAGAACTGATAAAGAACGATGTTATCGTTCTTACCACAGGATGCAGTGCAATAGCCGCGGGTATGCATGGCCTTCTGACTCCGGGTGCCGCAGCAGTTCATTGCGGACCAGGTCTTGCCGAGGTATGCGAAACCGTAGGTATTCCTCCTGTTCTCCATCTGGGATCCTGTGTTGATAACAGCAGGATTTTGCTTGCCGCGACGGAAGTTGTCAACGCGGGCGGTCTCGGAAAAGACATTTGCGACCTACCCGCAGCAGGAAGTGCACCGGAGTGGATGAGCGAGAAGGCTATCTCCATCGGACAATATTTTGTCGCTTCCGGCGTATATACGGTCTTTGGTTATCATATGCCTGTAGAAGGTGCGCCGGAATTCAAGAATCATCTCTATAATGATATGGAGAAGATCTATGGTGGTAAATGGGATTGTGAACCGGACCCGATCAAGCATGCCCATAAAATGATTGCCCATATCGACAAAAAGCGAGCTGAGCTTGGTATCGACAAGGCACGTGAAAGGGTTCTCATGGATATGGCTGACAGACAAGCCCTTGGAATGGAATAA
- the acsC gene encoding acetyl-CoA decarbonylase/synthase complex subunit gamma: MALTGIQIFKLLPKTNCKECGVPTCLAFAMNLASGKAELDACPYVSDEARAQLAEASAPPIRPVSIGKGVRKTKAGGETVMYRHEKTFFNPTLFAGIITSDTPEADVDAKVAAWNALQYERVGLNLRPELVALKDVNGDKVAFATLAKNISEKSEFNLILMSEDADVISAAVETAGFKRPLIYAATDATVDAFGKIALDNNLPLAVKADSIDGIAALTDKLVGMGVKDLVIDTGSRDLKQALEDQVALRRAALKDLNRSLGFPTITFPGEMTSNGDMEALIAAMFVAKYGGIVVLSDLSTEVIFPLLLERLNIFTDPQRPMTVTEGIFEIGTPDENSPVLVTTNFALTYFIVSGEIEASKVSAYLLIKDSEGLSVLTAWAAGKFGGDDVGMFVKKSGIMDKVKHNELIIPGYAAAIAGDVEEELPGWTITVGPREAAHLPGFLKARV; the protein is encoded by the coding sequence ATGGCGTTAACTGGTATTCAAATATTCAAACTCCTGCCTAAAACTAATTGCAAGGAGTGTGGGGTTCCGACCTGTCTTGCTTTTGCTATGAATCTTGCTTCCGGCAAGGCCGAGCTTGATGCTTGTCCTTATGTATCCGATGAGGCACGCGCTCAATTAGCTGAAGCTTCCGCACCACCAATTCGACCGGTTTCCATCGGCAAGGGCGTCAGGAAAACGAAAGCCGGCGGCGAAACCGTTATGTATCGACACGAGAAAACCTTTTTTAATCCTACACTCTTTGCCGGTATCATCACTTCCGATACTCCCGAAGCTGATGTGGATGCAAAAGTCGCTGCCTGGAATGCCCTGCAGTATGAGCGGGTTGGACTTAACCTGCGCCCTGAGCTTGTTGCCTTAAAAGATGTTAACGGTGACAAAGTCGCCTTTGCCACACTGGCCAAGAACATCTCCGAAAAATCTGAATTCAATCTGATTTTGATGAGTGAAGATGCCGATGTCATCTCAGCTGCAGTTGAGACTGCCGGGTTCAAACGACCTCTAATTTACGCGGCAACCGATGCCACAGTTGATGCCTTCGGCAAGATTGCTTTGGATAATAATCTGCCTCTGGCGGTGAAAGCCGATTCAATCGATGGTATTGCCGCTTTGACCGATAAACTGGTGGGAATGGGAGTTAAGGACCTGGTAATAGATACCGGCAGCAGAGACCTCAAGCAGGCTCTGGAAGATCAGGTCGCCCTGAGGAGGGCCGCGCTCAAGGACCTGAATCGTTCCCTGGGCTTTCCAACCATAACATTTCCTGGCGAAATGACTTCCAATGGCGACATGGAAGCCTTGATCGCAGCGATGTTTGTGGCCAAATACGGCGGCATCGTGGTTCTTTCCGATTTATCTACGGAAGTGATATTCCCACTGCTTTTGGAGAGACTCAATATCTTTACCGATCCCCAACGACCCATGACCGTAACGGAAGGCATTTTCGAAATAGGCACTCCCGATGAAAATTCACCTGTTCTGGTTACCACAAACTTTGCCCTTACCTATTTTATCGTTTCCGGTGAAATTGAAGCAAGTAAGGTTTCTGCCTATCTGCTTATCAAGGACTCCGAAGGTCTTTCCGTTTTGACAGCCTGGGCTGCAGGGAAGTTCGGCGGCGATGATGTCGGTATGTTCGTTAAGAAGAGCGGCATCATGGATAAAGTCAAACATAATGAACTGATAATACCTGGTTATGCCGCTGCCATAGCCGGTGATGTTGAAGAGGAATTGCCGGGCTGGACCATTACGGTAGGTCCTCGCGAAGCCGCACATTTACCTGGTTTCCTGAAAGCTCGCGTGTAA
- a CDS encoding ASKHA domain-containing protein — MQKCVVKFLPHEREIEVEAGTNLIRVAMDAGIHINASCGGEGVCGKCRVVREDGELEGGITERISQEDVEKGYRLACLSTVVEDVTIIVPVESAVDSSILNMQAAPRSTAATQHMDIESLKEQGLFINPVKKTFLEIPPPTKDDNLSDVGRLVRSLKEKADWHKLELTVPVIRKLPEILRENDFKVTATLVRPVRDNGKTRITNIQSGDTTAENFAIAVDIGTTTIYGQLVNLQTGKVLAENGLFNGQISYGEDVISRIIVAEKPEGLKKLQKVVVATINEILDNIFNESGIDRENISTITIAGNTTMTQLLLRVNPSYIRRAPYVPAATLYPPFRAETIGIDLNEHAIALLYPQISSYVGGDIVAGIMGSGLYRSEELTIYMDIGTNAEIVIGNKDWLACAACSAGPAFEGGGVEFGMRAAKGAIEDFLIDPVTYEPMILTIGNMRPKGICGSGLITMIAVMFEMGVIDNSGKLNREMKTPRIRQRNDVWEYVISWKDETQIDRDISLSEVDIDNLIRAKAAIYSGCMTLLDEVGLSMDMMEHITLAGGFGSYIDLEKAMTIGLLPEIDPSKVTYLGNGSLLGAKMSSLTNRIRKDVVEVTRKMTNFELSETPSYMDNYVAAMFIPHTDVNKFPKLKQRMEGRKSKLESIRGIAD; from the coding sequence ATGCAAAAATGTGTAGTAAAATTCCTACCTCATGAGCGTGAGATTGAGGTTGAAGCAGGAACAAACCTGATCCGTGTTGCCATGGATGCCGGTATCCATATCAATGCCTCCTGCGGAGGAGAAGGGGTGTGCGGTAAATGCCGGGTTGTGCGGGAAGACGGCGAACTTGAAGGCGGTATCACGGAACGGATCAGTCAGGAAGACGTTGAGAAAGGATATCGTCTTGCCTGTCTTTCCACAGTTGTTGAAGACGTAACGATCATAGTACCTGTTGAATCCGCGGTAGATTCAAGCATCCTTAACATGCAGGCGGCGCCCAGAAGCACTGCGGCGACGCAGCATATGGACATTGAGAGTCTCAAAGAACAGGGGTTGTTTATCAACCCGGTTAAGAAGACTTTTCTTGAAATTCCTCCGCCGACCAAGGACGATAATCTCTCCGATGTCGGCAGGCTGGTGCGTTCCTTGAAAGAAAAGGCGGATTGGCATAAGCTCGAGCTTACCGTTCCGGTTATACGAAAGCTTCCTGAAATACTACGAGAAAATGATTTTAAGGTGACAGCTACCCTTGTCAGACCCGTCAGAGATAATGGCAAAACCAGAATTACCAATATTCAGTCAGGAGATACCACCGCAGAAAATTTTGCCATTGCCGTTGATATAGGGACTACTACCATTTATGGACAGCTGGTCAACCTGCAGACCGGCAAGGTTCTGGCCGAGAATGGACTCTTCAACGGCCAGATCAGTTATGGTGAGGATGTCATCAGCAGAATCATTGTTGCTGAAAAACCGGAAGGACTGAAGAAACTGCAGAAAGTTGTAGTGGCAACAATCAATGAAATTCTGGACAATATCTTTAATGAATCGGGAATAGACAGAGAAAACATTTCCACCATTACCATAGCCGGGAATACAACAATGACGCAGTTGCTGCTGCGCGTCAACCCTAGTTATATCCGGCGAGCGCCGTACGTACCCGCGGCAACACTGTATCCACCATTCCGGGCCGAGACCATAGGCATTGATTTAAACGAACACGCTATCGCATTATTATACCCACAGATATCAAGTTATGTCGGTGGTGATATTGTGGCGGGTATCATGGGTTCCGGACTCTATCGTTCAGAAGAACTTACCATTTATATGGATATCGGCACCAATGCCGAAATAGTCATTGGCAACAAAGACTGGCTTGCCTGTGCCGCCTGTTCGGCCGGACCCGCTTTCGAGGGTGGCGGTGTGGAATTCGGTATGCGCGCAGCCAAGGGAGCCATTGAAGATTTTCTCATTGATCCAGTGACGTATGAGCCGATGATCCTCACCATAGGTAATATGCGCCCCAAAGGTATCTGTGGATCGGGATTAATCACCATGATCGCGGTGATGTTTGAAATGGGAGTGATAGACAACAGCGGGAAATTGAACAGAGAGATGAAGACACCACGCATTCGTCAGCGCAATGATGTCTGGGAATATGTGATTTCCTGGAAGGATGAAACGCAGATAGACAGGGATATTTCCTTGAGCGAGGTCGACATCGATAATCTGATCCGGGCCAAAGCCGCCATTTACAGCGGCTGCATGACCCTCCTGGATGAAGTTGGTCTCTCCATGGATATGATGGAACATATTACTCTTGCAGGCGGTTTCGGCAGCTATATCGATCTTGAGAAAGCCATGACCATTGGGCTGTTGCCGGAAATAGATCCTTCCAAAGTAACATACCTCGGTAACGGTTCACTGCTGGGAGCCAAGATGAGCTCGTTGACCAACAGGATTCGAAAAGATGTAGTCGAGGTCACCAGGAAAATGACGAATTTCGAACTGTCGGAGACGCCTTCATACATGGATAATTATGTAGCTGCCATGTTTATCCCCCATACGGATGTCAACAAATTTCCGAAACTGAAGCAAAGGATGGAGGGCAGAAAAAGCAAATTGGAATCAATCCGGGGAATTGCCGATTGA
- a CDS encoding DUF3110 domain-containing protein, whose amino-acid sequence MTEKASTKGWVYVVVCEPEKEATFLGLHNKEKKIDFIPAFESKDAANDCFLSLPREKGKKYEIQAVHIEELYEDAEKNGFVVAMVDNDGKVIGDDQDD is encoded by the coding sequence GTGACTGAAAAAGCCAGTACCAAAGGATGGGTTTATGTTGTTGTTTGCGAGCCGGAAAAAGAAGCCACTTTTTTAGGGCTCCACAATAAGGAAAAAAAGATCGATTTTATCCCGGCTTTTGAGTCGAAGGATGCGGCAAATGATTGCTTTCTTTCCTTGCCGCGTGAGAAGGGAAAAAAATACGAAATCCAAGCTGTCCACATTGAAGAGCTCTATGAAGATGCAGAAAAAAATGGCTTTGTAGTGGCTATGGTCGACAATGATGGTAAAGTCATTGGCGACGACCAGGATGACTGA
- the acsB gene encoding acetyl-CoA decarbonylase/synthase complex subunit alpha/beta, whose product MSRLVAFAAIQGGYKVVSQVEGELERALQSYDASTPIGFPNTAYYLPVIYSLTGMKCETLEDLKKPMEFARGLLPPHMKGQNHLPYLGPLLDAGMAGIFAYEVKEAIRILKEPDFYISQEDPDIEAGKIWVGPADDTILRKRGVEFVDGSAPGFAAIVGAAPNAEIAKMIVEDYQRKSLYIFCAANHYGKTVIEQCLEAGMQVGWNTRIVPFGPDISSAVFALGFANRAAMAFGGVQPGDYRKMLLYNKNRIFAFVNALGDIGTEWAVAAAGCVNWGFPTLADTDIPEILPTGICTYEHVVANVPHDEICQKSVEVRGLKINVTEIDIPCAFGPAFEGERVRGADLHCQMGGGKTQCTELVKKAEMGEIEDGKVNIVGKDIGDLKEGDTLPLGIFIQIAGREFQDDFEPILERQIHHLINYIQGIMHIGQRDISWVRVGKAAVDKGFTLKDLGVVLHAKFHQDFQKIVDKVQVTLYTNKEDVDKLTETARAEYKMRDERVDTMTDEQVETFYSCTLCQSFAPAHVCTVSPERTGLCGAYNWMDCKASFEINPTGPNQPIEKGKVLDPVLGRFEGVDKFIKSASKGAVETYNFYSLVNAPMTTCGCCECIAAMLPSCNGVMTVGRDYSGETPSGMKFTTLAGVMGGGASSPGFVGHSKFNITQKKFILGDGGLLRMVWMPKILKDEIRDRLNARGEQMGVKNFADMIADETIGITEDEILPFLQEKNHPALSMDPLIG is encoded by the coding sequence ATGTCTAGATTAGTAGCGTTCGCAGCAATACAGGGCGGCTATAAGGTTGTCTCGCAGGTGGAAGGTGAACTTGAAAGAGCCTTGCAGTCATATGATGCCAGTACACCAATTGGCTTTCCCAATACAGCGTATTATCTGCCGGTAATTTATTCTCTTACCGGCATGAAATGTGAGACCCTTGAAGATTTGAAGAAGCCCATGGAGTTTGCGCGCGGCCTGCTGCCGCCGCATATGAAAGGACAAAACCATCTACCCTATCTCGGACCGCTTCTTGATGCCGGTATGGCCGGTATTTTTGCCTATGAAGTCAAAGAGGCAATTCGGATTCTCAAGGAACCTGATTTCTATATATCTCAAGAAGATCCCGATATCGAAGCGGGAAAAATCTGGGTAGGGCCTGCAGATGATACTATTTTGCGAAAACGTGGTGTCGAATTTGTTGATGGTTCCGCACCGGGTTTTGCAGCTATCGTCGGTGCTGCCCCTAATGCTGAAATCGCAAAAATGATCGTTGAAGATTACCAGCGTAAGAGTCTCTATATTTTCTGTGCTGCCAATCATTATGGCAAGACGGTTATTGAGCAATGTCTTGAGGCCGGTATGCAGGTAGGCTGGAATACCCGTATCGTACCTTTTGGACCAGACATTTCCTCTGCGGTTTTTGCCCTTGGTTTTGCCAACCGTGCTGCTATGGCGTTTGGTGGAGTTCAGCCGGGTGATTATCGCAAGATGCTGCTTTACAACAAAAACAGGATATTTGCCTTTGTCAATGCTCTCGGCGATATCGGTACCGAATGGGCTGTTGCCGCAGCAGGTTGCGTTAACTGGGGCTTTCCTACGCTTGCAGACACCGATATTCCAGAGATTCTACCTACCGGCATCTGCACATATGAACACGTTGTCGCCAATGTTCCTCATGATGAAATCTGCCAAAAATCGGTTGAGGTACGCGGTCTCAAGATCAATGTTACTGAGATCGATATTCCCTGCGCATTCGGACCTGCTTTTGAAGGCGAGAGAGTACGTGGAGCCGATCTGCACTGCCAGATGGGCGGGGGCAAGACTCAATGTACCGAGTTGGTAAAAAAGGCCGAGATGGGTGAAATTGAAGACGGTAAAGTCAATATTGTCGGCAAAGATATAGGCGATCTTAAAGAAGGCGATACCCTGCCGCTGGGCATTTTTATCCAGATAGCCGGACGTGAATTCCAGGATGATTTTGAACCGATCCTGGAGCGCCAGATTCATCATCTGATCAATTATATTCAGGGCATCATGCATATTGGACAGCGTGATATCTCCTGGGTCCGGGTTGGTAAGGCAGCGGTCGATAAAGGTTTCACCCTGAAAGATCTCGGTGTTGTTCTGCACGCAAAATTCCACCAGGATTTCCAGAAGATAGTCGACAAAGTTCAAGTAACACTTTACACTAACAAAGAGGATGTGGATAAACTTACCGAAACTGCCAGGGCTGAGTATAAGATGCGTGACGAGCGCGTTGACACCATGACAGATGAACAAGTGGAAACATTTTACTCATGCACCCTTTGTCAGTCATTTGCTCCTGCTCATGTCTGCACCGTAAGTCCTGAAAGAACAGGTCTTTGCGGCGCCTACAACTGGATGGACTGTAAGGCTTCTTTCGAGATTAATCCAACAGGCCCTAACCAGCCTATCGAGAAAGGAAAGGTTCTCGATCCTGTGCTTGGACGTTTTGAAGGGGTTGATAAGTTTATTAAATCGGCCTCTAAAGGCGCTGTTGAAACCTATAACTTTTACTCACTGGTCAATGCACCGATGACCACCTGTGGTTGCTGTGAGTGTATCGCCGCCATGCTGCCCAGCTGTAACGGTGTCATGACAGTAGGACGCGACTATTCAGGAGAGACTCCTTCCGGAATGAAATTTACCACCCTTGCCGGCGTGATGGGTGGCGGTGCATCTTCTCCGGGTTTTGTCGGTCATTCCAAATTCAACATTACTCAGAAAAAATTCATCCTTGGCGATGGCGGGCTTCTGAGAATGGTGTGGATGCCGAAGATTCTCAAAGATGAGATCCGGGATCGTCTCAATGCACGCGGTGAACAAATGGGTGTGAAGAACTTCGCTGATATGATCGCCGATGAGACCATTGGTATTACCGAAGATGAGATTCTACCATTCCTTCAGGAGAAAAATCATCCTGCGCTCAGCATGGACCCACTCATTGGCTAA